One genomic segment of Mycoplasmopsis agalactiae PG2 includes these proteins:
- a CDS encoding ABC transporter permease, which yields MAKLSEWIKNWNKKRKKGEESPNNVLGEELAPNRFLRPLAYKEWQIVGNLFEFNETSKMHKQQNSFVEFFYRFSRSFAGVFGFVTLVILILLALIIPLVTKHNPLELSVENRFETFFTNGHIFGTDSVGRDLWARLWYGLRYSLALSFIATFIQVIVGLIIGIMMGHFRIFDKIMTFIIKIISNVPSIIILITITIIIKPTFWVMIFALSFTSWAGIANQMRSQVLRAKSFEWVSASKILGTPTYKVLMNYLPILIPLLITEIVFHIPGIILSETSLAFIGLSIPNVATLGNLISEGSKNFTVFPRYVLVPSFMLILVTASIQLMSGAVQDSLLRQR from the coding sequence ATGGCTAAGTTATCTGAATGAATTAAGAATTGAAACAAAAAGAGAAAAAAAGGGGAAGAAAGCCCAAATAATGTCCTTGGCGAAGAATTGGCACCAAACAGATTTTTAAGGCCTTTAGCTTATAAAGAATGACAAATTGTTGGAAATTTATTTGAGTTTAATGAAACTAGCAAAATGCATAAGCAACAAAATTCTTTTGTTGAGTTCTTCTACCGTTTTAGTCGCTCATTTGCAGGTGTGTTTGGTTTTGTAACTCTTGTTATATTAATATTGCTAGCTCTTATTATTCCTTTAGTAACCAAACACAACCCATTAGAATTGTCTGTTGAAAACAGATTTGAAACATTCTTTACAAACGGTCACATTTTTGGTACAGATTCAGTAGGTAGGGACTTATGAGCTAGATTATGATATGGCCTTAGGTATTCACTAGCTTTATCATTTATTGCAACATTTATTCAAGTTATAGTTGGCTTAATTATTGGAATTATGATGGGTCACTTTAGAATATTTGACAAAATAATGACCTTCATTATTAAAATAATTTCAAACGTACCATCAATAATCATTCTTATTACAATTACTATTATTATTAAACCAACTTTCTGAGTAATGATCTTTGCCTTATCATTTACATCATGAGCTGGTATTGCTAACCAAATGCGTTCTCAGGTATTACGTGCTAAATCATTTGAATGAGTTAGTGCATCTAAAATTTTGGGAACTCCAACATATAAAGTATTAATGAATTACTTGCCTATTTTAATTCCGCTACTAATTACAGAAATAGTATTTCACATCCCAGGAATTATTCTTTCAGAAACATCATTAGCTTTTATAGGTTTGTCTATCCCAAACGTTGCTACTTTAGGAAACTTAATCAGTGAAGGATCAAAAAACTTTACAGTTTTTCCACGTTATGTACTTGTGCCTTCATTTATGCTTATTTTAGTTACTGCTTCTATTCAATTAATGTCAGGTGCAGTGCAAGATAGCTTGCTAAGACAAAGATAG
- a CDS encoding ABC transporter permease has product MENLKQKNESSFFVDDLSEISGKLVEQKQLVDFDNKFKRKLKWHQKIFNIRSPWVASMLKAFAVILEFFLVAFIVITITFFLINSVPGGTGLTAGLDEAARRAVEEKYGLNQPLIIRYGIYLKNIIHLDFGISLSVFPGERINDFVWVRFYKSFLIGIFSVMLTLVMGIPLGVYVGMNPDKLPDHIATLVVSIFSSIPSLVFALWLLLIGRKLNLPYIFNEKDISTYVLPGLALSLGSIIVYIKYIRTELNRELNSQHCKFCYLKGITKRRFVWTHALKPALFPIATFFPVVIFGSFIGSVFIEQIFFITGSGGLLLNAITSKDFNIILFMVTLFSLITILSYTCRDALYKIIDQRVRRKG; this is encoded by the coding sequence ATGGAAAATTTAAAACAGAAAAATGAAAGTTCATTTTTTGTTGATGATCTTTCAGAAATATCAGGAAAATTAGTTGAACAAAAGCAACTAGTAGACTTTGATAACAAATTTAAACGTAAGTTAAAATGACACCAAAAAATATTTAACATAAGATCGCCTTGAGTGGCAAGTATGTTAAAAGCATTTGCAGTCATTTTAGAGTTTTTCCTAGTTGCATTTATTGTTATTACTATAACCTTCTTCTTAATTAACTCAGTTCCTGGTGGCACAGGTTTAACAGCCGGCTTAGATGAAGCAGCTAGAAGGGCTGTTGAAGAAAAATACGGATTAAACCAACCTCTTATTATTAGATATGGCATTTATTTGAAAAACATAATTCACTTAGACTTCGGAATTTCGTTATCAGTTTTCCCTGGGGAAAGAATTAATGATTTTGTGTGAGTGCGTTTTTATAAGAGTTTCTTAATTGGAATTTTTTCAGTTATGCTTACTTTAGTAATGGGAATTCCTTTAGGAGTTTATGTAGGCATGAATCCTGATAAACTTCCTGACCATATTGCTACTTTAGTTGTTTCAATTTTCTCGTCAATTCCATCACTAGTATTTGCCTTATGGCTTTTATTGATAGGCAGAAAATTAAATCTTCCATATATTTTTAATGAAAAAGATATCTCAACTTATGTTCTCCCTGGCTTAGCCCTTTCATTAGGTTCAATAATTGTATATATTAAATATATAAGAACTGAACTTAACAGAGAACTAAACTCACAACACTGCAAATTCTGTTATCTAAAAGGTATTACAAAACGTCGTTTTGTTTGAACTCATGCACTTAAACCAGCACTGTTCCCAATTGCAACATTTTTCCCAGTTGTTATATTTGGTAGTTTTATTGGTAGTGTGTTTATTGAGCAAATCTTCTTTATAACTGGTTCTGGTGGCTTGCTACTTAATGCTATTACTTCAAAGGACTTTAATATAATTTTATTTATGGTGACCTTATTCTCTTTAATAACAATTCTTTCATATACATGCCGTGATGCGCTTTACAAAATAATTGACCAAAGAGTAAGAAGAAAGGGCTAA
- a CDS encoding ABC transporter substrate-binding protein has product MKRIKKLLLGTIAFNSALVPLVAAKCGKIERNYDLGLVSEPINSLNYIKFSSVNKVLPSLVEAPVKSAPDEALKRILSLPELPIGSYNNEQRLTPQEIKEGKTQIDKYFEKVAPAATPSSRFYPLDQLGSTTGSLSSDRDEYQPVSILQSGGNAIQSMNILLNEGKSRWSNGDEVVADDYIDAIHYILDLSTGSQKLTTILQRKFAYAQAVVDIQQEYIKEFGITYQNPFQYPLFKEINKKVIYDVFDPSYKELYPSQIEQILKDGKFKGKNLSQTEVNEVKTKERKILDKLKDAVKKLGLYSGRIYWNYSNREILSSVPYSPDFDPDTDETIIMLPNPEYLHGKHSEEELKQIPQRKAVKIKKYLFSDPRQKYSDLFKDLMKKSRALKSKLSVSYSDSAIDSYNQAVNKLYKENTLVNDFIDSFKPKHYRWHRELALDEYSLRVEYSASEPSSLSNVVQDMQSNLFPINRKFVETNGGINEFGLKQEKFLTASAFLLSDLVLGPQGYLLLTKNPKYYSSDKTSSERIKIFFSSDPNINAALYDDKYIAATRIPAIQQLAYWTDKEYRKYMKKSSGFGTIALAFNLDDERFKKLPNNSDSKYLYDEDLRNAIYYAINRDEMLNIVGWNSSYPVITWTAFGQGSSSFGDAIEVGFDHLETYTKYDTEFKTPIPVQNYSHLNHLSKSYKFEHVDRTDKGFQLKIASQYMDSFKKKHPNLKKITLKYISNSTDEHQNAGIALQDFMSKAFNGFLDIEIKSLPENVYEDFRTKGEFDLLYRNFDAFGSDAYSYVKVFFRTDGIDSENAKQTGFRNNPSGSWTYEKYFKELGYKLDEKGKVTISDEDKKIVDKIKFRLGLANSAEKVWNKIVELSLRKETYKDEQGHIQHESLSQFNDRVTSFFTNQFTDEEIKEDWTEQSAFAIIAGLEKIVREAAPVVPLMEVDTYWEISRVGGTESLFTYSLQFAYDTAFPPKKNLPTDVREEEL; this is encoded by the coding sequence ATGAAAAGAATTAAAAAGCTTTTATTAGGTACAATTGCATTCAATTCTGCCTTAGTGCCACTTGTGGCTGCTAAGTGCGGCAAAATTGAAAGAAATTATGACCTTGGCCTAGTTTCTGAACCTATTAACTCCCTTAATTACATTAAGTTTTCATCTGTTAATAAAGTCTTGCCATCTTTAGTTGAAGCTCCTGTTAAATCTGCTCCTGATGAAGCGCTTAAAAGAATTTTAAGCCTTCCTGAGTTGCCTATTGGTTCATATAATAATGAGCAAAGACTAACTCCACAAGAAATTAAAGAAGGCAAAACTCAAATTGATAAATATTTTGAAAAAGTTGCCCCTGCAGCTACTCCTAGTTCTAGATTTTATCCACTTGATCAATTAGGCTCAACAACTGGTTCGCTTAGTTCTGACAGAGATGAATATCAGCCAGTAAGCATCTTGCAATCTGGTGGTAATGCAATTCAGTCTATGAACATTTTGCTTAATGAGGGCAAGAGTCGTTGAAGCAATGGTGATGAAGTAGTTGCTGATGATTATATTGATGCTATTCACTATATTCTAGACTTATCAACAGGTAGTCAAAAGTTAACAACTATTTTGCAAAGAAAGTTCGCTTATGCACAAGCTGTTGTTGATATTCAGCAAGAGTACATAAAAGAATTTGGTATCACTTATCAAAATCCGTTCCAATATCCATTATTTAAGGAGATAAATAAAAAAGTTATATATGACGTTTTTGACCCATCATATAAAGAACTTTATCCATCGCAAATTGAACAAATTCTTAAAGACGGCAAATTTAAAGGCAAGAATTTAAGTCAAACTGAAGTTAATGAAGTAAAAACTAAAGAGCGTAAAATTCTAGATAAACTTAAGGATGCAGTTAAAAAATTAGGTTTATATTCAGGAAGAATTTACTGAAATTATTCAAATAGAGAAATTCTATCAAGCGTTCCTTACTCACCTGACTTTGATCCTGACACGGACGAAACAATTATTATGCTTCCTAATCCTGAATACTTGCATGGTAAGCATAGTGAAGAAGAATTAAAACAAATTCCACAACGTAAGGCTGTAAAAATTAAGAAATATCTTTTTAGTGATCCTAGACAAAAGTATTCTGATTTGTTTAAAGATCTTATGAAGAAGTCAAGAGCACTAAAATCTAAGCTTTCTGTATCATATAGTGACAGTGCTATTGATTCGTACAATCAGGCTGTAAATAAGCTTTATAAGGAAAATACATTAGTTAATGACTTCATAGATTCATTTAAGCCTAAACACTATAGATGACATAGAGAACTAGCTCTAGATGAGTATTCATTGAGAGTTGAATACTCAGCGAGTGAGCCTTCGTCACTATCAAATGTTGTGCAAGATATGCAGTCAAATTTATTCCCAATTAACCGTAAGTTTGTAGAAACAAACGGCGGAATTAATGAATTTGGACTAAAACAAGAAAAATTTTTAACTGCTAGCGCTTTTCTTCTAAGCGATTTAGTGCTTGGCCCACAAGGATACTTGTTGCTTACTAAAAATCCAAAATATTATTCTTCAGATAAAACATCAAGCGAAAGAATCAAAATCTTCTTTAGCTCTGATCCTAATATAAATGCAGCCTTATATGATGATAAATATATAGCAGCAACTAGAATTCCCGCAATTCAACAGTTAGCATACTGAACTGATAAAGAATATAGAAAATACATGAAAAAGTCATCTGGTTTTGGAACAATTGCTTTAGCTTTCAACCTCGATGACGAAAGGTTTAAAAAACTTCCTAACAATTCTGATTCAAAATACTTGTATGATGAAGATTTAAGAAATGCTATCTATTATGCAATCAATAGAGATGAAATGCTTAATATAGTTGGATGAAACTCTTCATATCCTGTTATAACTTGGACTGCTTTTGGTCAAGGATCTTCATCATTTGGTGATGCTATTGAAGTAGGTTTTGACCACTTGGAAACATATACAAAATATGACACAGAGTTTAAAACACCTATTCCAGTGCAAAACTATAGTCACTTGAATCACTTGTCTAAGTCGTATAAATTTGAACATGTTGATAGAACTGACAAAGGTTTTCAATTGAAAATAGCTAGCCAATATATGGATTCATTTAAAAAAAAACATCCTAACTTGAAGAAAATAACACTTAAATATATTTCAAATTCAACTGACGAGCATCAAAATGCAGGTATCGCCTTACAAGATTTTATGTCTAAAGCATTTAATGGATTTTTAGATATAGAAATTAAGAGTTTACCTGAAAACGTTTATGAAGACTTTAGAACAAAAGGTGAATTTGACTTGCTTTATAGAAACTTTGATGCCTTCGGTTCTGATGCATATAGTTATGTAAAAGTGTTCTTTAGAACTGATGGTATAGATAGCGAAAATGCTAAGCAAACCGGTTTTAGAAACAATCCTTCGGGTTCATGAACATATGAAAAGTACTTTAAAGAATTAGGCTATAAATTAGATGAAAAAGGCAAAGTTACAATTTCGGATGAAGATAAAAAGATAGTTGATAAAATCAAATTCCGTTTAGGTTTAGCTAACTCTGCTGAAAAAGTTTGAAATAAAATTGTTGAGCTTTCTTTAAGAAAAGAAACATACAAAGACGAACAAGGACATATTCAACACGAATCATTAAGTCAATTTAATGACAGAGTAACATCATTCTTTACTAACCAGTTTACTGATGAAGAAATAAAAGAAGACTGAACTGAACAAAGTGCTTTTGCAATAATAGCCGGCTTAGAAAAAATAGTTCGTGAAGCTGCTCCTGTTGTACCATTAATGGAAGTTGATACTTACTGAGAAATTTCTAGAGTAGGTGGAACTGAAAGTTTATTTACTTACTCATTACAATTTGCTTATGACACAGCATTCCCACCTAAGAAAAACTTGCCAACTGATGTAAGAGAAGAGGAGTTATAG